A stretch of DNA from Pontiella agarivorans:
GTTCAATGGTTGCTCGCCCGGCGTTGAGTTCCAGATCGCCCGTTTCGCAGATCACCTCGCCGGGGATTTCTTCGATGAGGTTATCCACCGGAATATTTCCGCTCAGGCGGGTTAAGCCGGAACCGTACAGCGCCAGCTTGGGTTCGCCCGTTTCGCGGCAGACCGGCTGGTGCACAGTGATCAGTTTGGTGCCGTCGGGAAAGGTGCCTTCCACCTGCACTTCAGGAAGCATCGACGCCACGCCGTCCATGACCTCCTCAAAACCGAGGAGTTTTTTTCCGCGCTCCATCAGCTCGGCCACGGAACAGCCCTCGCGAATGAATTCCAGCAGCTGCGCCGAGAGCAGCGCCACGGTTTCCACATAGTTGAGTTTCAGGCCGCGCGCATACCGTTTCTGTGCCAGAAAGCCGGCATTGTGCAGCATCAGTTTTTCAATTTCCCTGGGTGATAAATGCATGTTGTTCCTTGAGTTATGCCCGAAACAAAATTCGTGGAGACCCGGGGGTCTCCACGAAACAATTGGATTTAGAAGACATAGCCGATCGAAATATTACCAACCACGTTGTCCTGCGGAGAAGGCGTGTCAATGGCATCCCATGCATCATAGGACATTCCGAGCACACCATCGTCGTTATCCAGCTTCCAGTATGCGATTCCCGCATTCAGGCTGACAGCTTCGGTAATACCGTAGGATGCGGTCAGGCCGGCGCCGTAACTCATCAGGCCGGAGTAATCATCACCGTCCGCGCTGAAATAGGCTGCGCCGTAGTCGCCATCGGCCCAGGTCAGTTTAGTCCAGGCGCCCACGCTCAGGCCGAAGTCAAAGTCGTAGCCTTCGCTGATTCCGATATCCCCGTGAAAACCGGAGTTGCCTCCGTCCACATCGTAAAGAACAGTTGCTGTGGGATTCAGTAAAACATTCACGCCTGCTTTAACATAGATATCCGAGGTGTATGACCCGGCCAGTTTCGGGAAGGCATAATGCATGCCGCCCGCAGAAAGCGTTACGAGTTCAATGCCGGTATAGGTGTAATCGGCCATGACATCCCACTCGGTGATTTGCCCTTGAGCATCGCTCGGATTATCGGGTCCCTGGGTATCGTCCAGGTTGATGCCGGCCCAGTATGTAAACGTCGTATGATGCACCCCGCTCGTATCATTAATACCAACAGAAGCCGAAGGCATGAGCATGGGGCCGTCCACCCAGGTAATCCCGTTGCCGCCAACAAATGCACTTGCAAAGTTAACATCGGCCGAAACGGACACATCCGCTTCAAAGGCGCCGGCACTCATGCCTGCGAGTCCAGCAACTACAGATGCAACGATTATCTTGCTTTTCATATTACATTTCCCTATTTGTTTTTCTGTTTTCTCGTGGTCGTGTGGCTATCGCCATCATCAAGGCCCGGTTCGCGAGTGAAGAATTCTTGCAGGACCTCTTCATGAACGAACTGATGCCTTCGCGGTAGTCCCACGGCCGCACTTGATCTAACTCAACGATAGTCCCCGGCGTTAGACCGAGAGATAGCCTTTGATTTTTTCTTCATTAATTGAGCCTTTATCGTCCGAATGGATGAAACGTCCGGATTCAATCACATACATATGATCCGCAATATCAATGGTGAAGCTCAGCACCTGTTCCGTCACAATGATCGACAGATTTTTTGCCAGCTTGATCTGGTTCAGCAAACGGGCGAT
This window harbors:
- the ureA gene encoding urease subunit gamma, whose product is MHLSPREIEKLMLHNAGFLAQKRYARGLKLNYVETVALLSAQLLEFIREGCSVAELMERGKKLLGFEEVMDGVASMLPEVQVEGTFPDGTKLITVHQPVCRETGEPKLALYGSGLTRLSGNIPVDNLIEEIPGEVICETGDLELNAGRATIELTVLNHGDRPVQVGSHYPFFETNPALLFDRAKAFGKRLNIASGTAIRFEPGESKRVELVDIGGTATVRGGNALIQSTDSKEAALKLALERSFNHGEEA